The following proteins are co-located in the Clostridia bacterium genome:
- a CDS encoding DUF6273 domain-containing protein encodes LIITQNIIDQRSYNNAYREITWADCTLRKYLNSEFYDKFTDIEKSRIIQVINKNLDNQWYGSPGGIDTQDYIFLLSIEEVACKYFGDSSSKLYNRPKNQRYWLQRKDENNIKRIAWVEPNLGKGVWWWWLRSPGRDNKKAAYIFGDGNIGVQGNNIQKGNRIDGRCTGGVRPAMWIKL; translated from the coding sequence TTTGATTATAACTCAAAACATTATAGACCAGCGTTCTTATAACAATGCTTATCGAGAGATAACATGGGCAGACTGCACTTTAAGGAAATATCTTAATAGTGAGTTTTATGATAAGTTTACAGACATTGAAAAATCAAGAATAATTCAGGTTATAAATAAAAATCTTGACAATCAGTGGTATGGTTCACCAGGCGGAATAGATACGCAAGACTATATATTTTTGTTAAGCATTGAAGAAGTCGCATGCAAATATTTTGGCGATAGCAGTTCAAAATTATATAATCGACCGAAAAATCAGCGATATTGGCTTCAAAGAAAAGATGAAAATAACATCAAACGAATAGCATGGGTAGAGCCGAATCTCGGTAAAGGTGTTTGGTGGTGGTGGCTTAGATCACCCGGTCGCGATAACAAAAAAGCCGCTTATATATTTGGTGATGGCAATATAGGAGTCCAAGGCAACAATATACAAAAAGGCAATAGAATCGATGGTAGATGCACAGGCGGGGTTCGTCCAGCCATGTGGATAAAGTTATAG